TAAACTATTAAAGTAATCGTCAATGAAGATGATAATTCCTAAAAACCCTGAAACGAACTGAGCGCCTACTCGTGTCTTTACTTTGCTTAATGCCCATTCACCAAAAGCACGACTTCCCCCAGTCATTGTAATTAGTGCGGCAATCATACCAAGCGTTAGTAAGAAAAGAATAATATAAAATTCCCAAGTGTTGATTCCGCCATCAGAAATAAAAATACCTGATACGATCGAAAAAATTTGTGAAAATGTCTCATTAATAAACTGCTCTTGATTTTGGTTTACCATGAGTGCCCCAACGATGATTCCGATTCCTAAAGAAAGTAATACACGTTTCGTTAGAATCACCATTAATAATGCCAAAATTGGTGGTAATAAAGATAAAATACCGTGTTCCATCTCTTCTTCCTCCTTAATTTTCTGCAAGCCTTCAATGTATTTTCATTTAAAGGCATGTTGTTTCTGTTCGACAATTGTTCAGTGTGAAGAAAGAGGAGAAATCTATAAAATGCTAGTGATAAGAGCTGACCTTAGTTTTAAGCAAAATAAAAAGGCAACAAAGGGAATTCTTTGTTACCTGAAACAATCAAGCAATTGATTTCCCCCACCACAATGATTAGTAGTCCTCCACTTCCACGATCGAAGTGACAGTGTTACATTTATTCAATGTAACCCCAGCTAAGCAGTCTTGGACGAGACTGTCTTGCTTCGGCAAAGCTCCCTTTCAGAAATGTTCTTCGTTCGTCCATTCTCCCATTTCCTACTCTTAAACTTTGCGCCTCTACCTCATCGGCTGCGATGAGGCGTACTATGTGTCATGTAATTGTCAAACTGAGATTGATTCTATCAAAGCTTTTGATAGAAAGCAACCGTATTTTATTAGTAAAATTGTTCCAAATAGCCTGAAAACTGAGTCATTATATAAAACATGTGAATAAAAGGATGAGTTTTGCAATTCTGAGCTTTTAATCGCAATGTCATTGTTTTCTTTTTTGCAGGTTTGTATATTTGTTCAACGCTTATGTCGTAATCGGGATAGCGAGTGGAACTGAACTTCGCAGGACGTTAACTGATACTCTAATTCAAAAGCGAGTGGCCAAAAACGAATCGACCATCTTTAAACTATTTTCAAGACAGACACCCATGCGAAGTTATTTTCGCTCCATGAAGTATGAAAATGAGTTCATTTTTAATTTTTTCAAAGTAAGTTTGGGAGCACGTTGCGAGGACTGTCTCTTCCTCTACAAGTATATTCTTTGAAGTGTATCCGTCCATCGGACAAAACGCCACGTCCTGTGGCATGCCCGGCATTAGAACGTCCTGTCCGTCGAGACAACTCACAGCTTATTCGACGAAGTCACCCTGGATCCAACGGGAAAAGCAACGAACAACACTACGCTGATTAAGCTATGAGCTGCGACGACGCATCCAGCTTCGTAGCAACAGCTAGTAGAGGAAGAAGCAACAAACACTGCTTCGTCGAGCCACTGAGAGCTGCGACGACGCATCCAGCTACGTTGCAACAGCTAGTAGAGGAAGAAGCAACAAACACAGCTTCGTCGAGCCACTGAGAGCTGCGACGACGCATCCAGCTTCGTAGCAACAGCTAGTAGAGGAAGAAGCAACAAACACTGCTTCGTCGAGCCACTGAGAGCTGCGACGACGCATCCAGCTTCGCAGCAACAGCTAGTAGAGGAAGAAGCAACATGTGCTTCCAAAAATACGATTTATTTTCAAGATAGAATCCTTTCCAAAAAAAACAGGAAACTGCAACTTTACAGTTTCCCGCTCCTAACATTCCAAGCATTATTATTTTCTACGTTCGTAAACAACGAATGTGTGTGCAAATTTATTTTTCTCATCAATTGTTCCTTCTTGCGACGAGACAACTTTCCATATGCTCTCATCAATCTTTGGAAAAAACGTATCTGCTTCGAACGTTTCATGAATCCATGTTATATAAAGGCGATCTGCAATTGGCATAAGCTGTTCATAAATCGTTGCACCACCAATCACAAAAAACTCTTCTGCTTCATCCACTAATGGTTTGACATCCTCGAATGCATGAATAACTTCAACATCATCAACATGGAAATCTGTACTTCTTGTTAAAACAAGGTTTCTTCGTTTCGGAAGCGGTCTGCCGATGGATTCAAAGGTTTTTCTTCCCATTAAAACAGGGTGGCCGCTTGTTACTGCTTTAAAGTACTTTAAGTCATTCGGTAAGTGCCACGGCATATCTCCATCTTTGCCTATTGCGCGGTTTTCTCCCATCGCAGCAATCATAGAGATCATACAGACACCTCACCTTTAATATGTGGATGTGGGTCATAACCTATTAGCTCAAAATCATCAATTGTGAAGTCTTCAACCTTCTTCTTCTCCGGGTTTAATTTCATCGTTGGAAGTGGTCGCGGTTCGCGA
The Bacillus shivajii DNA segment above includes these coding regions:
- a CDS encoding dihydrofolate reductase; the encoded protein is MISMIAAMGENRAIGKDGDMPWHLPNDLKYFKAVTSGHPVLMGRKTFESIGRPLPKRRNLVLTRSTDFHVDDVEVIHAFEDVKPLVDEAEEFFVIGGATIYEQLMPIADRLYITWIHETFEADTFFPKIDESIWKVVSSQEGTIDEKNKFAHTFVVYERRK